The Streptomyces sp. Mut1 genome window below encodes:
- a CDS encoding flotillin family protein, giving the protein MEAISLGLGLLIAVVLLIAVALLLIITRLFRKVEQGKALIISKTKKVDVTFTGAVVLPVLHKAESMDISVKTIEIRRTGREGLICQDNIRADIHITFFVRVNKTVEDVIKVAQAIGTERASDKVAIQEFFAAKFSEALKTVGKQLDFVDLYTKREEFRDRIIRVIGTDLNGYHLDDAAIDFLEQTPMAQLDGANILDAQGIRKITELTAIEHVRTNEFQRTEQKEITRQDVDARETILELERRQAEAEIKQRREVETLRAREESVTSRVQEEERLGAQAAFIRTEEQLGIQRENQAREIAVAQKNRERVIAVENERIEKDRMLEVIGRERETELNRIAATKEVEAERREVADVIRERIAVDRTVAEQEESIKTLRSVEESERTRKSVIIAAEAEAQERLVKDIKAAEAAEAAATHRAAEQLTLAEARLRTADLDAQAKLRLAEGVQAESAAPGLADVQVRDAAAEVIEKTGLAEAEATSARLRAEAEGARLKALADAEGTQAQAVADAAMIGEKLKAEAAGLTEKAAAMAALDDASRGHEEYRLRLAAEKEIRLAGLDVQRQVAEAQATVLATGLENADIDIVGGDSVFFDRLVSSISMGKSLDGFVGNSDTAKALAGPWLNGESSFTDDLTRVLSSVSTGDVQNMTVSALLMRMMAAPSSGVGTDQVRALLDHAKSLGLADVPVSTVTAAGLNGKPVG; this is encoded by the coding sequence ATGGAAGCCATCTCCTTGGGCCTCGGCCTGCTCATCGCCGTGGTCCTGCTCATCGCCGTAGCCCTCCTTCTGATCATCACCCGCCTCTTCCGCAAGGTGGAGCAGGGCAAGGCCCTGATCATCTCCAAGACCAAGAAGGTCGACGTGACCTTCACCGGTGCCGTCGTCCTGCCGGTGCTGCACAAGGCCGAGTCCATGGACATCTCGGTGAAGACCATCGAGATCCGCCGCACCGGGCGCGAGGGCCTGATCTGCCAGGACAACATCCGCGCCGACATCCACATCACGTTCTTCGTCCGGGTCAACAAGACCGTCGAGGACGTCATCAAGGTCGCCCAGGCGATCGGCACCGAGCGGGCCAGCGACAAGGTCGCCATCCAGGAGTTCTTCGCGGCCAAGTTCTCCGAGGCGCTCAAGACCGTCGGCAAGCAGCTGGACTTCGTCGACCTCTACACCAAGCGCGAGGAGTTCCGGGACCGGATCATCCGGGTCATCGGCACCGACCTCAACGGCTACCACCTGGACGACGCGGCGATCGACTTCCTCGAGCAGACGCCGATGGCGCAGCTCGACGGCGCCAACATCCTCGACGCGCAGGGCATCCGCAAGATCACCGAGTTGACGGCGATCGAGCACGTGCGGACCAACGAGTTCCAGCGCACCGAGCAGAAGGAGATCACCCGGCAGGACGTCGACGCCCGGGAGACCATCCTGGAGCTGGAGCGCCGGCAGGCCGAGGCCGAGATCAAGCAGCGCCGCGAGGTCGAGACCCTGCGGGCCCGCGAGGAGTCCGTGACCTCCCGGGTCCAGGAGGAGGAGCGCCTGGGCGCGCAGGCCGCGTTCATCAGGACCGAGGAGCAGCTCGGCATCCAGCGGGAGAACCAGGCCCGCGAGATCGCCGTCGCGCAGAAGAACCGCGAGCGGGTCATCGCCGTGGAGAACGAGCGCATCGAGAAGGACCGGATGCTGGAGGTCATCGGGCGCGAGCGCGAGACCGAGCTGAACCGGATCGCCGCGACGAAGGAGGTCGAGGCGGAGCGCCGCGAGGTCGCCGACGTGATCCGCGAGCGCATCGCGGTGGACCGTACGGTCGCCGAGCAGGAGGAGTCCATCAAGACGCTGCGATCGGTCGAGGAGTCCGAGCGCACCCGCAAGTCGGTCATCATCGCCGCCGAGGCGGAGGCGCAGGAGCGGCTGGTCAAGGACATCAAGGCCGCGGAGGCGGCGGAGGCCGCCGCCACCCACCGCGCCGCCGAGCAGCTCACGCTCGCCGAGGCCCGGCTCAGGACCGCGGACCTGGACGCCCAGGCGAAGCTGCGGCTCGCCGAGGGTGTGCAGGCGGAGTCGGCCGCGCCCGGCCTGGCGGACGTGCAGGTACGGGACGCGGCGGCCGAGGTGATCGAGAAGACGGGCCTCGCCGAGGCCGAGGCGACGTCCGCGCGGCTCAGGGCCGAGGCGGAGGGCGCCCGTCTCAAGGCCCTCGCGGACGCGGAGGGCACGCAGGCCCAGGCCGTGGCCGACGCGGCGATGATCGGCGAGAAGCTGAAGGCGGAGGCCGCGGGCCTCACCGAGAAGGCGGCCGCGATGGCGGCGCTGGACGACGCCTCGCGCGGCCACGAGGAGTACCGGCTGCGGCTGGCCGCCGAGAAGGAGATCCGGCTCGCCGGACTCGATGTGCAGCGGCAGGTCGCCGAGGCGCAGGCGACGGTGCTGGCCACCGGCCTGGAGAACGCCGACATCGACATCGTCGGCGGCGATTCGGTCTTCTTCGACCGGCTGGTCTCGTCCATCTCGATGGGCAAGAGCCTGGACGGTTTCGTCGGCAACTCCGACACGGCGAAGGCGCTGGCCGGTCCGTGGCTGAACGGCGAGTCCTCGTTCACGGACGACCTGACGCGGGTGCTGTCGTCGGTGTCCACGGGTGATGTGCAGAACATGACGGTGTCGGCGCTGCTGATGCGGATGATGGCCGCGCCGTCGTCGGGGGTCGGTACGGACCAGGTCCGCGCGCTGCTCGACCACGCGAAGTCGCTGGGTCTGGCGGACGTCCCGGTGTCCA